In Ipomoea triloba cultivar NCNSP0323 chromosome 7, ASM357664v1, a single genomic region encodes these proteins:
- the LOC116026246 gene encoding peroxidase 4-like, translating into MVSSSSSYCLTRKARMAVAIVLIVAVFLGSSSAQLSTKFYSKSCPMLFGTIKSVIKSSVNKEKRMGASLLRLHFHDCFVQGCDGSILLDDTSSFKGEKTAFANNNSVRGYDVIDDIKFAIEKVCPGVVSCADIVAIAARDSTVLLGGPNWKVKLGRRDSKTASLSAANSPGVLPSPSSNLSALISSFQNQGLSTRDLVALSGSHTIGKSRCTVFRGRIYSDTNIDASFAKKRQQKCPSVTGSGDDNLAPLDLKTPAFFDNNYYKNLINKKGLLHSDQALYNGEFTDSLVEKYSENPALFNSHFAKAMIKMGNIRPLTGSSGEIRKNCRKAN; encoded by the exons atggtttcttcttcttcttcttattgttTAACTAGAAAAGCAAGAATGGCAGTTGCAATTGTTCTTATTGTTGCCGTCTTTTTGGGTAGCTCTTCTGCACAACTCTCCACCAAGTTCTACTCCAAGAGTTGTCCCATGTTGTTTGGTACTATAAAATCAGTCATTAAATCTTCCGTGAACAAGGAAAAACGTATGGGTGCTTCACTACTTCGCCTCCACTTCCATGATTGCTTTGTCCAA GGATGTGATGGATCCATCCTCTTGGACGATACCTCTTCCTTTAAAGGAGAAAAGACAGCTTTTGCTAATAACAATTCTGTTAGGGGATACGATGTCATTGATGACATCAAATTCGCAATTGAAAAAGTGTGTCCTGGTGTTGTATCTTGTGCAGATATTGTAGCTATTGCTGCTCGTGACTCGACTGTATTG CttggaggaccaaactggaaagTCAAACTCGGGAGGAGAGACTCCAAAACAGCCAGCCTCTCTGCAGCCAACAGCCCTGGTGTACTCCCAAGTCCATCATCAAATCTCAGCGCTCTCATCTCAAGTTTCCAAAACCAAGGTCTTTCTACTAGAGATTTGGTTGCCTTATCAG GTTCACACACAATTGGAAAATCAAGGTGCACAGTTTTTAGGGGTCGCATTTACAGCGACACCAACATTGACGCATCCTTTGCTAAGAAAAGGCAACAGAAGTGCCCGAGTGTGACTGGGTCGGGGGATGACAACTTAGCTCCTCTCGACCTTAAAACTCCTGCTTTCTTCGACAACAACTACTACAAGAACCTCATCAACAAGAAGGGACTTCTTCACTCGGATCAAGCTCTCTACAATGGCGAATTCACCGATTCGTTAGTGGAAAAATACAGTGAAAACCCAGCATTATTCAACTCCCATTTCGCCAAGGCCATGATCAAGATGGGTAATATTAGACCTTTAACCGGTTCCAGTGGTGAGATCAGGAAGAATTGCAGAAAGGCCAACTGA